Genomic window (Candidatus Eremiobacteraceae bacterium):
GGCGGTCACGAACATCACTTCCATTTGCGAAGGCGCGAGATGGATGCCGCGTTCGAGCATCGCCCAATAGTAGCGCCGGTAAGCCGCGCCGTCGGCCTGCGAAGCATCTGCGAAGTTGCGGGCCGGCTTGCCACCGCGGAACATGAAATCGACGATCGACCCGATCTGAACGACCGGATACTCCAACCCCGCATCTGCGATCGCTGCGCGCGCACCGTCGGCGAGATGTTGCCCAAGCGCATCCAACCTCGAGTAGACGAGCGGATCGGCTTCCAGGGCGTCGAGGAGCGCATGAGCTCCAGCAACGCAGAGCGGATTGCCGGAAAACGTGCCGCCTTGGAAGACATGCCCGTCGGGCGCAAGCTCGGCCATGATATCGGCGCGGCCGCCAAACGCGGCGATGGGCAAACCGCCGCCCAACACCTTGCCGACGCATGTGAGATCGGGGTGCACTCCATACACGCTCTGCGCACCGCCCACGCCCAGCCGTAGACCGGTTATGACTTCATCGAAGATCAACACCGCCCCGAATCGCGTCGTGAGGTCGCGCAAGGCTTCCAAGTATCCGGTTTCGGGAAGAACGAGTCCCATATTCCCCACGACCGGCTCGAGCATGACCGCTGCGATCTGCTCGTGCTCCCGCGCAAACGCATCGGCTACCGCGGCGCGATCGTTGTACGGCAGAACGATCACATCATCGAGAACGCCTTGCGTCACGCCGCTCGTCAAGTCCGAGGTCGCGTTCGCCGACGCACCCGCGGAGAATATCATCTCGTTTGTATGGCCGTGGTAGTTGCCCGAAAAGCGGATGAATTTGGGCCTGCGCGCGTAGGCGCGGGCGACGCGAAGCGCGCTTGCGCACGCTTCGGTGCCGGTCGAGACGAAGCGCAGGCGCTCCATCGACGGCATCGCGTAGCAAAGACGTTCCGCGAGCCGCACTTCTTCCAGATGCGTCGACCCGAAGACCGTGCCCGACGAAGCCGCTCGCGTCACCGCCGACGTGACCGCGGGAAGCGCGTGCCCCAACAGAACGGGTCCGTACGCGCACTGATAGTCGACGTACTCGCGACCGGCGCTGTCGATCACGCGTGCCCCTGCCGCCGACGCGATCATCGGCGGCGCACCGCCCATCGGCGCGCCGGCCCGCACAGGCGAGCTGACGCCGCCGGCGATGGCACGCCGCGCACGATCGTAGCGTGCGTCATCTTCCCCGCGCGGCGTGATCAAAGTGTGTGCCACATGCATCTCCAAACGGGCCATGCTTACCGGGGTCAATCGCCCAATCCTGGCGGTGGCGTCTGACCGCGACATAGAGAAAGCCGCGCTCTTTCGAGCGCGGCTTGATTCTCACGGGGATGCGTTTGCTGTTATTTGTACTGCAGCGCGATGACTTGGTACTTGTTGGTCGTCGGACTAAAGGGCGGGGGTTTAGAACCCAGCCGCTGATCGTACGTCATCTGGCGGCAGAATCCGGTGGCGCAGGTCGTCTGTCCGACGACTGCGGTGCCAAGTTTGCCGCGGATGTTCTCGACCAAACTGCCCATTATGTTCAAGGTTCTGCCGGCAACGCCGCCGCAGGAATTGACGGTGCACGATTTGTTGTAGAGCGTACCGTCGTTGCACGCAGAGACCGTGCATTCGCCGTAATATCCGGTCAACATCAACGCGTCGATTTCCACGACCGAATCGGTGGAGTTCGAGATCCTGATGTCGTTGGCCCAAAGCGCGAGCACGTCGTTCGACGTCGAACTGGGGTCGAGGTCGGTGATCGATTTGTTGAGGGTTATCCAATCGCCGTGGTTCGTGATGTAGTCGGGCACGCCGATCGTGTACGAACCGTGGATAGTGGCGCCAAGCGTGCTCTTCGGCACGAGGCCGGTGGCATCGGTGCCGCCGGCGATGGTCACGTTACCGTTGATGAAGATCGAACCGTTGCCGCCGGTGCCGCCCACGGGCTGGCCCGACGCCACGCCGGTGTACAGCGTGCTCACACCGCCAGGACCGATCACGGTCGTGGTGCCAATTCCGCCGTTCGCGTTGAAATCGATGGCGACGTCGTACGTGGATCCGCCGACTTGGAGGATGTAGAACTGTTTACTGATCGCCCCGGAGTTCTCGCCTTGGGCGTAGATCGTGACATCGCCCTGGATGTAGAGCCCGGTGAGCAGCGGACCGCCATTGGTGCCGTTGGGCAGCGCTTGGTTGATGTACAAGCCGTTCGTGGCCGGGCTCGGCGGGGTCTGACTGTTATGCGTCGAGTCGCCGTAGTACGACTCGCTCGCGACGAGCAAATTGTCGAGGAATGTGGGCAGCGCTTTTGCAGACCCGCCGACGTTGACCTGACTGCATCCGGTCGTACCGTCGACGGGGGTGCAGTCGCCCGGTTGGCCTGACTTGAAGTTCGGGTCCACATAGTTCGGAGCCACGGCCGTGTCCACGCCCGCGCCGAAGATGGCTTTATCGCCGGGGGTGTACATCACGTTCATCGGACCGCCCGAATAGACGGCGCCGTCGAAGTGTTGCGCGTTCGTGTAGTACACCGTGCCGCCGAAATTGTTGACTTCGCTGATGCTGTACATCTCATACGATGAGAACGGCTGCGTGCGAACGAGCGCGTCGACTTTGCGGACGGGGTTGAGCGGGCTGCCGAGCGGGAGTCCTGCCGTACCCTTGGCTTCGATCAGGAAATATTGGAAGTTGGCGCTTGGCGCCCACTGCTTGATGACACTCACGGAGTATTGTGACGCGTACACGCCGTCGCCGCTCATGGTCGTGGTGAACGGCTGCGGCACGCCGATGTTCGTGCCCGACGTGTTCTCCTCCAGCTTCAACACCATGTCGTCGAGGCCGGCGTAGGCCGCGTTCAATGCCTGATTGCTGATCCCGTTAGCGCCGATGCCTTGCATCTCGCTGATCGTCGAACTCAAAAGCGCGCCCGACAAAATGAGAAGCACGACCACCATC
Coding sequences:
- a CDS encoding glutamate-1-semialdehyde 2,1-aminomutase; the encoded protein is MAHTLITPRGEDDARYDRARRAIAGGVSSPVRAGAPMGGAPPMIASAAGARVIDSAGREYVDYQCAYGPVLLGHALPAVTSAVTRAASSGTVFGSTHLEEVRLAERLCYAMPSMERLRFVSTGTEACASALRVARAYARRPKFIRFSGNYHGHTNEMIFSAGASANATSDLTSGVTQGVLDDVIVLPYNDRAAVADAFAREHEQIAAVMLEPVVGNMGLVLPETGYLEALRDLTTRFGAVLIFDEVITGLRLGVGGAQSVYGVHPDLTCVGKVLGGGLPIAAFGGRADIMAELAPDGHVFQGGTFSGNPLCVAGAHALLDALEADPLVYSRLDALGQHLADGARAAIADAGLEYPVVQIGSIVDFMFRGGKPARNFADASQADGAAYRRYYWAMLERGIHLAPSQMEVMFVTAAHTADDIDHTVRAMREVLSSI
- a CDS encoding pilus assembly PilX N-terminal domain-containing protein, producing MKTSIEKGRSKRGVALITVILMVVVLLILSGALLSSTISEMQGIGANGISNQALNAAYAGLDDMVLKLEENTSGTNIGVPQPFTTTMSGDGVYASQYSVSVIKQWAPSANFQYFLIEAKGTAGLPLGSPLNPVRKVDALVRTQPFSSYEMYSISEVNNFGGTVYYTNAQHFDGAVYSGGPMNVMYTPGDKAIFGAGVDTAVAPNYVDPNFKSGQPGDCTPVDGTTGCSQVNVGGSAKALPTFLDNLLVASESYYGDSTHNSQTPPSPATNGLYINQALPNGTNGGPLLTGLYIQGDVTIYAQGENSGAISKQFYILQVGGSTYDVAIDFNANGGIGTTTVIGPGGVSTLYTGVASGQPVGGTGGNGSIFINGNVTIAGGTDATGLVPKSTLGATIHGSYTIGVPDYITNHGDWITLNKSITDLDPSSTSNDVLALWANDIRISNSTDSVVEIDALMLTGYYGECTVSACNDGTLYNKSCTVNSCGGVAGRTLNIMGSLVENIRGKLGTAVVGQTTCATGFCRQMTYDQRLGSKPPPFSPTTNKYQVIALQYK